A genome region from Anopheles stephensi strain Indian chromosome 2, UCI_ANSTEP_V1.0, whole genome shotgun sequence includes the following:
- the LOC118506905 gene encoding esterase B1 — MYAFRVLILSLVSIGVHSSYALPPSTFGEALASAGQLSNKLKETAAWKTFTGIARDSDSINSLVRIIPRTTMGFVRDVVSSFKRESRAIILTRNGALEGRLQQVKGGGSGSFYAFKGIRYGQPPVGELRFRAPLPEEPWKGVRSATREGSVCPHRNMILDNFKGNEDCLFLNVYSPELPVGEDNPLLPVMVWIHGGAFSFGSGNAFLYGPDYLVPNGVVLVTFNYRLGPLGFLSVGRDAPGNAGIKDQVLALRWVQENIAAFGGNPEDVTIFGQSAGSVSVQLLTLSPLSKGLFHKAIAQSGSVLNPWAIARNTKDRAFKLAHMLGIRTNDTGELLDALRRTSPQKIVDAALKTLTAEDVRKSIGLPFVPSLEDWTGEDASNEEPLIAEEPLELLKSGRYHHVPVIVGFNSHEAMLFMRRLRKDPNLLQTIDGDFERLIPLNLKVNRESDEGRQFAARMKRFYMGDKHVSNETIQEMMNLMSDVMFLHGISDYARLHASHNGLNSTWVYRFAYDGALGIYKRILGIDWPGACHGDELGYLFHFGVLNLRLDNTSPELQVMHKMTRMWTNFAKYGNPTPFGEDELLLSISWPSVIPKTMTELPYLDITGALETRSNPEAERLQFWDEAFTKYNGNLL, encoded by the exons ATGTACGCGTTTCGCGTGCTGATCCTGTCGCTCGTTTCCATCGGTGTACACTCCAGCTATGCCCTGCCACCGTCCACATTCGGTGAAGCCTTGGCCAGCGCTGGCCAATTATCGAACAAATTGAAG GAAACGGCAGCATGGAAAACGTTCACCGGCATTGCACGTGACTCCGACTCGATCAACTCCCTCGTTCGGATCATACCGCGAACGACGATGGGCTTCGTGCGAGATGTGGTGAGTTCGTTCAAGCGCGAGTCCCGTGCCATCATCCTCACGCGGAACGGCGCCCTGGAGGGACGGCTGCAGCAGGTGAAGGGTGGCGGTTCCGGTTCGTTCTATGCATTCAAAGGCATCCGGTACGGGCAGCCCCCGGTTGGTGAGCTACGGTTCCGGGCCCCACTGCCCGAGGAACCGTGGAAAGGTGTGCGCAGTGCAACGCGCGAAGGTTCCGTCTGTCCGCATCGCAACATGATTCTGGACAACTTCAAGGGTAACGAGGACTGTTTGTTTCTGAACGTGTACTCACCGGAGCTGCCCGTTGGCGAGGACAATCCGCTGCTGCCGGTTATGGTGTGGATCCATGGCGGAGCTTTCTCGTTCGGTTCCGGTAATGCGTTTCTGTACGGTCCGGACTATCTTGTGCCGAACGGTGTTGTGCTGGTGACGTTCAACTATCGGCTCGGTCCGCTCGGATTTCTGAGCGTTGGTCGGGATGCACCGGGCAATGCTGGCATCAAGGATCAGGTGTTGGCGCTACGCTGGGTACAGGAAAACATTGCCGCATTCGGGGGTAATCCGGAGGATGTGACCATCTTCGGACAATCGGCCGGATCCGTTTCGGTACAGCTGCTCACACTGTCCCCACTGTCCAAGGGCCTGTTCCACAAAGCAATTGCCCAGAGCGGTTCAGTGCTTAACCCGTGGGCGATCGCCCGTAACACCAAAGATCGTGCCTTTAAGCTCGCCCACATGTTGGGCATTCGGACGAACGATACCGGCGAGCTGCTGGACGCGCTGCGTCGTACGAGCCCTCAGAAGATAGTGGACGCAGCCCTCAAAACGCTTACCGCAGAAGATGTGCGTAAAAGCATCGGACTACCGTTTGTGCCTTCGCTAGAAGATTGGACCGGTGAGGATGCGTCGAACGAGGAACCACTTATCGCCGAGGAACCGTTGGAATTGCTGAAGAGTGGCCGGTACCACCATGTGCCGGTGATTGTCGGCTTCAACTCACACGAAGCGATGCTGTTTATGCGAC GATTACGCAAGGATCCAAACTTGCTGCAAACGATCGACGGAGACTTTGAGCGGTTGATACCGCTAAACCTGAAGGTGAATCGGGAGTCGGACGAGGGCAGACAGTTTGCGGCCCGAATGAAACGATTCTACATGGGCGATAAACACGTCTCGAACGAAACCATTCAGGAGATGATGAAC CTCATGTCGGATGTAATGTTCCTGCACGGCATCTCCGACTACGCCCGATTGCACGCGTCCCACAACGGGCTCAACTCGACCTGGGTCTATCGGTTCGCGTACGACGGTGCGCTCGGGATCTACAAGCGGATACTGGGCATTGACTGGCCCGGTGCATGCCATGGCGACGAGCTGGGATATCTGTTCCACTTTGGCGTGCTAAACCTGCGGCTAGACAACACCTCGCCCGAGCTGCAAGTGATGCACAAGATGACCCGCATGTGGACCAACTTTGCCAAGTACGG